Genomic DNA from Carnobacterium gallinarum DSM 4847:
TTTTTTCTGGTGCCAAAACTTGGCTTGCTTTCGAGAAAAATAGATTAGATAATGAAGAACTTGTTGTTTGATACTCAAAAACTTGTCCATCTTCTAATTTATAATCTTTTTGAATCGCTTTGATGACATCTTCTTTATAACCAATCTCATCTACTAAGCCAACTGATTTAGCTTGAGCTCCATCATAAATTCGACCATCCGCCAGTTCTCTTGCTCGTTTTTCATCCATATTTCGACCAGTAGCTACTACGTTTACAAAACGACCATAAGAATCATCAATCATTGTTTGTAATATAGCACGATCTCCATCTGTCATTGCTCTTGATTGAGACATAATATCTTTATATTGACCACTTTTAATTGTTGTATCGCTAATTCCAAGTTTTTCATACAAGCCACTGTAATTTAACCCTGACATGATTACTCCAATTGAACCTGTTAAAGTTTCTTCCGTTGCAAAAATCTTATCAGCATTGGCTGAAATATAGTATCCACCGCTTGCTGCCATATTTTGCATTGAAACATATAATGGTTTTTTCGTTTTTGTTTTGATTTCAACTAATTTATCTTTAATCTCAGCACTTTCAAAGGTTCCACCACCAGGTGAATTGACGACTAAAACAATTCCTTTGACGTCATCATCATCTTCTACTAATTGTAGTTGGTTCATAAAATCAGCATGATTGTATCCACCACTTGAAAAAATTCCACTTGTGCCTCCATCTAAAATAGCTCCATCTACTGTCAAAACAACCACACTTTTATTAGCAGCTCCTGCTTGGCTAATATTTTTAGAAACAGCTTGTTCACCAAGCAACATACTATAAGTATCTCCAAGAGTTGTTGATTCCTTATCCTCTTTTTTAGCCAAATTCACTGCATAACTAGATGCTAAAGATACAACTAACAACCCCACTGCAATTCCAACTGCAGCCCATCTTTTTTTATTCATTTAAACTTCCTCCTTTTACCTTATTGCTTCTATTTCTTTACGATAAATTTCAATTAAAAATGAATTTATCTTTTGTTTCCTCTATATTATTTATATAAGAAAAGTATACCTGTTATCGAACTCTTTTTGCAACTAATTACTTAATTTTCCATGAATTTTAAATTTATAAAAAAAACTTACAAGCAAAATCTCTTTACTTGTAAGTTTTAATTGTTAAAATTTAGTCTTCTTCACTGTCAATTTCTTCTTCAACTCGAGTTGTTTCAATTGATAGTTCGTCCAATTGTGCAGGGCTCACTAAACTTGGTGCTGCTGTTAACGGATCAGATGCACGACCATTTTTAGGGAAAGCAATGACTTCACGAATATTTTCTTTACCTGCTAATAACATAGCAAAACGATCTAGTCCTAAGGCAATTCCACCATGTGGTGGGAAGCCATATTCTAATGCTTCCAATAAGAAACCAAATTGTTCTTCTGCCGATTCTTTTGTAAACCCTAATGCTTCAAACATTTTTTCTTGTAACTCACGAGTATGAATTCTAAGTGACCCGCCACCTAATTCGTAACCATTCAATACAATATCATAGGCCTGTGCATAAACATTGCCAGGGTCTGTTGTCAATAATTCAATATCTGATTCTTTTGGCATAGTAAAAGGATGATGGGCCGATGTATAACGACCATTTTCTTCATCATATTCTAGTAAAGGCCAATTAACTACCCATAAAAAGGCAAATTTTGATTCATCAATTAATTCTAATTCTTTTCCTAATTTCATTCTTAAAGCACCTAAAGCATCTGCAACTACAGATTTTTTATCTGCTACAAATAGTAATAGATCGCCTGGTTCAGCAGCTAAACGGTCAATTAAGGCTTCACTATCCTCTGCAAAGAATTTAGCAATTGGTCCTTTTAGTCCATCTTCTTCAACTTTTAACCAGGCTAATCCTTTGGCACCATATACGCCAACAAATTCACCTAAGGCATCAATTTCCTTACGAGAATAACGACTTGCTGCACCTTTAGCGTTGATAGCTTTCACTTCACCACCACTAGCGACTGCT
This window encodes:
- the sppA gene encoding signal peptide peptidase SppA: MNKKRWAAVGIAVGLLVVSLASSYAVNLAKKEDKESTTLGDTYSMLLGEQAVSKNISQAGAANKSVVVLTVDGAILDGGTSGIFSSGGYNHADFMNQLQLVEDDDDVKGIVLVVNSPGGGTFESAEIKDKLVEIKTKTKKPLYVSMQNMAASGGYYISANADKIFATEETLTGSIGVIMSGLNYSGLYEKLGISDTTIKSGQYKDIMSQSRAMTDGDRAILQTMIDDSYGRFVNVVATGRNMDEKRARELADGRIYDGAQAKSVGLVDEIGYKEDVIKAIQKDYKLEDGQVFEYQTTSSSLSNLFFSKASQVLAPEKNTVSELSNLLEKFGTVDSPKMMYLYGGE